Proteins encoded together in one Epinephelus lanceolatus isolate andai-2023 chromosome 4, ASM4190304v1, whole genome shotgun sequence window:
- the wdr74 gene encoding WD repeat-containing protein 74 produces MGDTSRLCSVWLGSETGILKGVSLSRKQAFNFCNTSHLSRDQEVRALCWGDPAETELLVGSVDGTVKTFSTEKGVFTETRRCGDPAEGCFTGLAALSGSALVTCVECGTVRVWREDSSEPVTELNAGKNVCRMRQSPVHPHRVATGGKENGLKIWDLENPEKPVFTAKNLRDDWLDLRRPHWVRDMAFIPDSDKVVTCTGYHQVHVFDPSCPQRRPVLEAEYGEHPLTALSLPTGGNTVVVGNTHGQIALLDLRKGLVRGCLKGLAGGVRGLQCHPSQPVVASCGLDRFLRIHSLEDRKLQHKVYLKSRLNCLLLASRDLEDGGGAAAGSQEVKEEDEDDEVWESMERVEERPKRKTTTEEEEEEEEPQKKSKKKKKRKKGQD; encoded by the exons ATGGGGGACACGAGCCGGCTGTGCTCCGTGTGGCTGGGCTCGGAGACCGGCATCCTGAAGGGGGTCAGTCTGTCCCGGAAACAGGCCTTCAACTTCTGCAACACAAGCCACCTGAGCCGGGACCAGGAGGTCCGCGCTCTGTGCTGGGGCGACCCGGCGGAGACCGAGCTGCTGGTCGGCTCGGTGGACGGAACCGTGAAGACCTTCAGCACCGAGAAGGGCGTCTTCACCGAGACCCGGCGCTGCGGAGACCCGGCGGAGGGCTGCTTCACCGGGCTGGCGGCGCTCAGCGGCTCCGCGCTGGTCACATGCGTGGAGTGCGGGACGGTGCGCGTGTGGAGGGAGGACAGCAGCGAGCCCGTGACGGAGCTGAACGCGGGGAAGAACGTGTGCAGGATGCGGCAGAGCCCGGTGCACCCGCACAGAGTCGCGACCGGCGGGAAGGAGAACGGGCTGAAGATCTGGGACCTGGAGAACCCCGAGAAACCCGTGTTCACCGCGAAGAACCTGCGGGACGACTGGCTGGATCTACGGCGGCCGCACTGGGTCAGAGACATGGCCTTCATCCCGGACTCGGACAAAGTGGTCACGTGCACAGGTTACCATCAG GTCCACGTGTTCGATCCCTCCTGCCCTCAGCGGCGTCCCGTGCTGGAGGCCGAGTACGGCGAGCACCCGCTCACCGCTTTGTCCCTGCCCACCGGCGGTAACACGGTGGTGGTGGGGAACACTCACGGCCAGATCGCCCTGCTGGACTTGAGGAAAGGTTTGGTGCGTGGCTGTCTGAAGGGGCTGGCGGGGGGCGTGCGGGGGCTGCAGTGTCACCCCTCCCAGCCCGTGGTCGCATCCTGCGGCCTGGACCGCTTCCTCCGAATCCACAGCCTGGAGGACCGCAAACTGCAGCACAAGGTCTACCTCAAGTCCCGCCTCAACTGCCTGCTGCTCGCCAGCCGAGACCTGGAGGATGGGGGCGGGGCGGCGGCGGGGTCtcaggaggtgaaggaggaagatgaggatgaCGAGGTGTGGGAGAGCATGGAACGGGTGGAGGAGAGGccaaagagaaaaacaacaacagaggaggaggaggaggaggaagagccgCAGAAAAagagcaagaagaagaagaagagaaagaaaggacaAGACTGA